The Tistrella mobilis genome window below encodes:
- a CDS encoding sensor histidine kinase translates to MTLMLALQIWAGFGVISSTRAVADGDALLRETDNLLHLLQEAEIAQGRYLRLRSATALEDYRHVRGSAPAAFSQLARLAEAERPDGGAGCSVMLAVLDEAFRSMDRVIDVRQAAADDEVLAAADMRQAQAVELARRQIALADVQIGQRISARLSAADENFTIAAGASLLGFSFAIPSAIAMFRRLRRSREQERHLRLQVEAANLQLESRVAVRTAELLRANRALADANAVKDRFLANMSHELRTPLNAVIGFSDMIATEMLGPIGNPRYTGYARDILASGRHLLALIEDILDLSRIQAGRIDIDPVDISPRQIATEAISIVSTMAAEDGVEIVLDADQAPDQARLDARRVKQVLINLLTNAIRYGSQGGEIRMTIAPADTAPHVVRFVVEDGGAGMTEAELARALQPFEQVSADRQRRAGGTGLGLPLTRLLVLAHRGRFDITSSPGVGTRVVIEI, encoded by the coding sequence ATGACGCTGATGCTGGCCCTGCAGATCTGGGCAGGCTTTGGCGTGATCTCGTCGACGCGGGCGGTCGCAGATGGTGATGCCCTGCTCCGCGAGACCGACAATCTTCTTCATCTCCTTCAGGAAGCCGAGATCGCCCAGGGGCGCTATCTGCGTCTGCGGAGTGCGACGGCTCTTGAGGATTATCGCCATGTCCGGGGCAGTGCGCCGGCCGCCTTCAGTCAGCTGGCACGTCTGGCGGAAGCAGAGCGGCCTGACGGCGGTGCCGGTTGCAGCGTCATGCTGGCGGTGCTCGACGAGGCGTTCCGAAGCATGGACCGGGTGATCGATGTCCGCCAGGCGGCGGCGGATGACGAGGTTCTGGCGGCGGCGGATATGCGCCAGGCGCAGGCGGTCGAGCTGGCGCGCCGGCAGATTGCCCTGGCCGATGTCCAGATCGGGCAGCGGATTTCCGCACGGCTTTCGGCCGCCGACGAGAATTTCACCATCGCCGCCGGCGCCTCGCTGCTGGGCTTCAGCTTCGCGATCCCGTCTGCAATCGCCATGTTTCGCCGCCTGCGCCGCAGCCGGGAGCAGGAACGCCATCTGCGCCTTCAGGTCGAGGCCGCCAATCTGCAGCTGGAAAGCCGGGTGGCGGTTCGTACTGCGGAACTTCTGCGTGCCAATCGCGCCCTGGCCGACGCCAATGCGGTCAAGGACCGCTTCCTGGCCAATATGAGCCACGAGTTGCGTACGCCGTTGAATGCGGTGATCGGCTTTTCCGACATGATTGCCACCGAGATGCTCGGCCCGATCGGCAACCCGCGCTACACCGGTTACGCACGCGACATCCTGGCCAGCGGCCGCCATCTGCTGGCCCTGATCGAGGATATTCTGGATCTGTCGCGCATTCAGGCCGGGCGGATCGACATTGACCCCGTCGACATTTCACCGCGCCAGATCGCCACAGAGGCGATTTCGATCGTCTCCACGATGGCCGCGGAGGATGGGGTGGAGATCGTGCTTGATGCAGATCAGGCCCCGGATCAGGCACGGCTGGATGCGCGGCGGGTGAAGCAGGTGCTGATCAACCTGCTGACCAATGCCATCCGCTATGGCAGTCAGGGGGGAGAAATCCGGATGACCATCGCACCTGCCGACACGGCACCCCATGTGGTGCGTTTCGTGGTCGAAGACGGCGGCGCGGGCATGACCGAGGCGGAACTCGCACGCGCGCTTCAGCCCTTTGAACAGGTCTCGGCCGACCGCCAGAGGCGGGCAGGCGGCACCGGGCTCGGCCTGCCGCTGACCCGCCTTCTGGTCCTGGCGCATCGCGGCCGGTTCGACATCACCAGCAGCCCCGGCGTCGGCACCCGCGTGGTGATCGAGATCTGA
- a CDS encoding aldehyde dehydrogenase family protein, with protein sequence MDTIQPKKMGLDVDNPYKTQYENYIGGQWVAPVGGEYFDNVSPITGKPFCRVPRSGAADIEKALDAAHAARKSWARTSTTERANLLWRMADRMEQNLLLLAVADSIDNGKPVRETMAADLPLAIDHLRYFAGCIRAQEGGISEIDHDTVAYHFHEPIGVVGQIIPWNFPLLMAAWKLAPALAAGCCVVLKPAEQTPASILLLMELVGDLFPAGVINVVNGYGREAGHALATSTRISKLAFTGSTPTGKLVLKAAADNLIPTTVELGGKSPNIFFADVMDRDDAFFDKALEGLAMFALNQGEVCTCPSRVLIQESIYDRFIERAIKRVEAITTGNPLDRNTMVGAQVSEAQMEKILSYIDIGRQEGAQCLTGGERSRLSEDLANGFYVKPTMLLGNNKMRIFQEEIFGPVASVMTFKDEDEALEIANDTFYGLGAGVWSRDGTRAYRMGREIEAGRVWTNCYNLYPAHAAFGGYKQSGIGRENHKMALSHYQQTKCLLVSYNPNALGFF encoded by the coding sequence ATGGATACGATCCAGCCGAAGAAGATGGGGCTCGACGTCGACAACCCGTACAAGACGCAATACGAGAACTATATCGGCGGTCAGTGGGTGGCGCCGGTCGGCGGCGAATACTTCGACAACGTTTCGCCGATCACCGGCAAGCCCTTCTGCCGGGTGCCCCGTTCGGGCGCGGCCGACATCGAGAAGGCGCTGGATGCCGCCCATGCCGCCCGCAAGTCCTGGGCGCGGACCTCGACGACCGAGCGCGCCAACCTGCTCTGGCGCATGGCCGACCGGATGGAGCAGAACCTGCTGCTGCTGGCGGTGGCGGACTCGATCGACAACGGCAAGCCGGTGCGCGAGACCATGGCGGCCGACCTGCCGCTGGCCATCGACCATCTGCGCTATTTCGCCGGCTGCATCCGCGCCCAGGAGGGCGGGATCTCCGAGATCGACCACGACACCGTCGCCTATCATTTCCACGAGCCCATCGGCGTGGTCGGCCAGATCATCCCCTGGAACTTCCCGCTGCTGATGGCGGCCTGGAAGCTGGCCCCGGCGCTGGCAGCCGGCTGCTGCGTGGTGCTGAAGCCCGCCGAGCAGACCCCGGCTTCGATCCTGCTGCTGATGGAGCTGGTCGGCGACCTGTTCCCCGCCGGCGTGATCAACGTGGTCAACGGCTATGGCCGCGAGGCCGGCCACGCGCTGGCGACCAGCACCCGGATTTCCAAGCTCGCCTTCACCGGTTCCACCCCCACCGGCAAGCTGGTGCTGAAGGCGGCGGCCGACAATCTGATCCCGACCACGGTCGAGCTGGGCGGCAAGAGCCCGAACATCTTCTTCGCCGACGTCATGGACCGCGACGACGCCTTCTTCGACAAGGCGCTGGAAGGGCTCGCCATGTTCGCGCTGAACCAGGGCGAGGTCTGCACCTGCCCGTCGCGCGTGCTGATCCAGGAATCGATCTATGACCGCTTCATCGAACGCGCGATCAAGCGCGTCGAGGCGATCACCACCGGCAACCCGCTCGACCGTAACACCATGGTCGGTGCGCAGGTGTCGGAAGCGCAGATGGAGAAGATCCTCTCCTATATCGATATCGGCCGTCAGGAAGGCGCGCAGTGCCTGACCGGCGGTGAGCGCAGCCGCCTGTCGGAAGATCTGGCCAACGGCTTCTACGTCAAGCCGACCATGCTGCTCGGCAACAACAAGATGCGGATCTTCCAGGAAGAGATCTTCGGCCCCGTCGCCTCGGTCATGACCTTCAAGGACGAGGACGAGGCGCTGGAGATCGCCAACGACACCTTCTACGGCCTGGGCGCTGGCGTCTGGAGCCGCGACGGCACCCGCGCCTATCGCATGGGCCGCGAGATCGAGGCCGGCCGCGTCTGGACCAACTGCTACAACCTCTATCCCGCCCACGCCGCCTTCGGTGGTTACAAGCAGTCGGGTATCGGCCGCGAGAACCACAAGATGGCGCTGTCGCACTATCAGCAGACCAAGTGCCTGCTGGTCAGCTACAACCCGAACGCCCTCGGCTTCTTCTGA
- a CDS encoding pyridoxamine 5'-phosphate oxidase family protein has protein sequence MVSIPAAEAAVLEALPFFMLGTVDAAGAADCSHRGRMTRGEGGHDPLVKVTGPRRLVFPDYKGNAMFNSLGNLIQRPAVSLLFLDFARGLRLRVDGDAVIHDDPTRWPDAWHGWWPAALRCIEVAVTGYDAGSAGTVPRLRLDEAAVTPLR, from the coding sequence ATGGTGAGCATCCCGGCCGCCGAGGCGGCGGTGCTGGAGGCACTGCCCTTCTTCATGCTGGGAACCGTGGATGCGGCGGGTGCGGCAGACTGTTCCCATCGCGGCCGCATGACCCGGGGGGAGGGGGGGCATGACCCTCTGGTCAAGGTGACCGGCCCCCGGCGGCTGGTGTTCCCCGACTACAAGGGGAATGCCATGTTCAATTCGCTGGGCAATCTGATCCAGCGTCCGGCGGTCAGCCTGCTGTTCCTCGATTTTGCCCGCGGTCTCAGACTGAGGGTCGACGGCGATGCCGTGATCCACGACGACCCGACCCGCTGGCCCGATGCCTGGCATGGCTGGTGGCCCGCGGCCCTGCGCTGTATCGAGGTGGCGGTTACCGGCTACGATGCCGGCTCAGCCGGCACCGTGCCGCGGCTGCGGCTGGACGAGGCGGCGGTCACGCCGCTTCGGTGA
- a CDS encoding carboxymuconolactone decarboxylase family protein, which produces MTNLANLPAADSLINVHGAKASAASSRKLIAASEALAGPALPAALSHLIDLHVSRLNGCSYCKLLHLAEARDTGVDEALIAQMGDPAAVAVLDDRRLAAALAWAEALTLPRDEAELDAPRAELARHWSPEEQAAITMKIALINAWNRLGRGAWHVTEAA; this is translated from the coding sequence ATGACCAATCTTGCCAACCTGCCCGCCGCTGATTCGCTGATCAATGTCCACGGCGCCAAGGCGTCGGCCGCGAGTTCGCGCAAGCTGATCGCCGCCAGCGAAGCGCTGGCCGGCCCGGCCCTGCCCGCCGCACTCAGCCATCTGATCGACCTGCATGTCTCGCGGCTGAACGGGTGCAGCTACTGCAAGCTGCTGCACTTGGCTGAGGCTCGCGATACCGGCGTAGACGAAGCCCTGATCGCACAGATGGGCGATCCGGCCGCCGTGGCCGTCCTTGACGACCGTCGCCTTGCCGCCGCCCTCGCCTGGGCCGAGGCACTGACCCTGCCCCGCGACGAGGCGGAACTCGACGCCCCCCGCGCCGAACTCGCCCGCCACTGGTCGCCCGAGGAACAGGCCGCCATCACGATGAAGATCGCCCTGATCAACGCCTGGAACCGGCTGGGCCGCGGCGCCTGGCATGTCACCGAAGCGGCGTGA
- the fliS gene encoding flagellar export chaperone FliS, producing the protein MSNPYGASAQTYRIQSVMTASAAQRVAMLYDRAITWLQEAKAAIERGDVKARHDANNHAGEIIVHLQATLDLEKGGEIAANLSRLYRFMLNRMIQIDLRNDAKAADDVIGLLRPLSEAWHALDAQIVAEAGASGRASGQQGYGQTSAGGGAYSRISATA; encoded by the coding sequence ATGAGCAATCCCTACGGCGCCTCCGCCCAGACCTATCGCATCCAGTCGGTGATGACGGCCAGTGCCGCGCAGCGCGTGGCGATGCTCTATGACCGTGCCATTACCTGGCTGCAGGAAGCGAAGGCCGCCATCGAGCGCGGTGACGTAAAGGCCCGCCACGACGCCAACAATCATGCGGGCGAGATCATCGTCCACCTTCAGGCGACGCTGGATCTGGAAAAGGGTGGCGAAATCGCTGCCAATCTGTCGCGTCTCTACCGGTTCATGCTCAACCGAATGATCCAGATCGATCTGCGCAACGACGCCAAGGCCGCCGACGACGTCATCGGGCTGCTTCGCCCACTGTCGGAAGCCTGGCACGCGCTGGACGCCCAGATCGTCGCCGAAGCCGGTGCCAGCGGCCGCGCCTCGGGCCAGCAGGGCTATGGCCAGACCAGCGCCGGCGGCGGCGCCTATTCGCGGATCAGCGCCACCGCCTGA
- the fliD gene encoding flagellar filament capping protein FliD yields the protein MSTSSVSSSYKLTTDSNGRLTVTGLSNSGIDTDAAVEALVAAKRVPIDRLETKVETVDKQVAALKEYQTLMQNFRTAVDGLRGKVTYDKSGNAFETKNIFLQTSRLDGGTASSAANLVSISATNQAEVGVRSIEVLRVATQAKVATGAASSQTADLGTAFGGAANSLSGSFDIVNGDGVATTINVSGTDSLQSLRDKINNANTGTTKTGVTASIISVGGTQNYLVLTNDATGEPIQIGNETGGVLSSLGISADGGATFSNVLQEAQTARMAVDGLKDPSRYESHRFANDSASIKSLVSTAPSTGSFTLSTGLGSVAINFDTTTDSLSDLAATINANAAAIGVEASIMDDGGGARLVLKDTNGGQLSVIDSDGLMASLGVDNDLVVERSSNTVSDLFTGMTINLYQAEEGTKINLQVERDLNGVKDQVYAFVDAYNEMRRFYNEQNLTAADGTKAEDAGPLFGNSALKDMNSSLRDAINGDVDGLGIDFSALSAIGITLTATATLTDPLDKETLQIDESKLNEALLNNFDDVRNLLSFRFTTDNADLSLVSFASTTGYKSGGYNLEVTVSGGVITSAKLDGVDMQVSGTTLTATEGSAKGLKLFFRPGADGTTTSNFNVTQGVASQLYDVADKALTSKTGTIAAELDTFETRTSAWEDQISRMETRLDLYKTRITAKFLRMEESLSQMNSILESLKAQVNAMNGSSDE from the coding sequence ATGTCGACCAGTTCGGTAAGTTCCAGCTACAAGCTGACGACGGATTCGAACGGCCGCCTCACCGTGACCGGCCTGTCGAACAGCGGTATCGACACGGATGCGGCGGTCGAGGCGCTCGTTGCCGCCAAGCGCGTGCCGATCGACCGGCTGGAGACCAAGGTCGAGACGGTCGACAAACAGGTCGCCGCGCTCAAGGAATACCAGACGCTGATGCAGAACTTCCGCACCGCGGTTGACGGTCTGCGCGGCAAGGTGACCTACGACAAGAGCGGCAACGCTTTCGAGACCAAGAATATCTTCCTGCAGACCTCGCGGCTCGACGGTGGCACTGCCTCCAGTGCTGCCAATCTGGTCAGCATCTCGGCCACCAATCAGGCCGAGGTCGGCGTGCGCTCGATCGAGGTGCTGCGGGTGGCGACCCAGGCCAAGGTCGCGACCGGGGCGGCATCGTCGCAAACCGCAGATCTCGGCACGGCCTTCGGCGGGGCGGCCAATTCCCTGTCCGGCAGCTTCGATATCGTCAACGGCGACGGTGTCGCGACCACGATCAATGTCTCCGGCACGGATTCGCTGCAATCGCTGCGCGACAAGATCAACAATGCCAACACCGGCACCACCAAGACCGGCGTAACCGCCAGCATCATTTCGGTCGGCGGCACCCAGAATTATCTGGTGCTGACCAATGATGCGACGGGTGAGCCGATCCAGATCGGCAACGAGACCGGCGGTGTGCTGTCGTCGCTCGGGATCTCGGCCGATGGCGGCGCCACCTTTTCGAATGTGCTCCAGGAAGCGCAGACCGCACGCATGGCGGTCGACGGCCTTAAGGATCCGTCCCGCTACGAAAGCCATCGCTTCGCCAACGACTCGGCCTCGATCAAGTCGCTGGTATCGACCGCGCCCTCGACCGGCAGCTTCACGCTGTCGACCGGTCTGGGGTCGGTCGCCATCAATTTCGACACGACCACCGACAGCCTCTCCGATCTGGCAGCCACCATCAACGCCAATGCAGCGGCGATCGGCGTCGAGGCCTCGATCATGGATGATGGCGGCGGTGCGCGACTGGTGCTGAAGGACACCAATGGCGGCCAGCTCAGCGTCATCGACAGCGACGGCCTGATGGCCTCGCTCGGCGTCGACAACGATCTGGTGGTGGAGCGGAGCAGCAACACGGTCTCCGACCTCTTCACCGGCATGACCATCAATCTTTATCAGGCCGAAGAAGGTACCAAGATCAACCTTCAGGTCGAACGCGATCTGAACGGCGTGAAGGATCAGGTTTACGCCTTCGTCGACGCCTATAACGAGATGCGCCGGTTCTATAACGAGCAGAACCTGACCGCAGCCGACGGCACCAAGGCCGAAGATGCGGGGCCGCTGTTCGGCAACAGCGCCCTCAAGGACATGAACTCGTCGCTGCGCGATGCCATCAATGGCGATGTCGACGGGTTGGGCATCGATTTCTCCGCCTTGTCGGCGATCGGCATCACGCTGACCGCCACGGCGACGCTCACCGATCCGCTCGACAAGGAAACGCTGCAGATCGATGAATCGAAGCTGAATGAGGCGCTGCTCAATAATTTCGACGATGTGCGCAACCTGCTCAGCTTCCGCTTCACCACCGACAATGCCGACCTGTCGCTGGTGAGCTTTGCATCCACCACCGGCTACAAGAGCGGCGGCTATAATCTCGAAGTCACCGTCTCGGGTGGGGTGATCACCTCGGCGAAGCTCGATGGCGTCGACATGCAAGTCAGCGGTACCACGCTGACCGCAACGGAAGGCAGTGCCAAGGGGCTCAAGCTGTTTTTCCGCCCCGGCGCGGACGGCACCACCACCAGCAATTTCAACGTCACCCAGGGTGTGGCTTCGCAGCTTTACGACGTGGCCGACAAGGCGCTCACGTCAAAGACTGGCACGATTGCTGCAGAGCTCGATACATTCGAGACCCGGACCAGCGCCTGGGAGGATCAGATCTCCCGGATGGAAACCCGCCTCGACCTGTACAAGACCCGGATCACGGCCAAGTTTCTGCGGATGGAAGAATCGCTGTCGCAGATGAACTCCATCCTGGAAAGCCTCAAGGCCCAGGTGAATGCCATGAACGGAAGTTCGGACGAGTGA
- a CDS encoding flagellar protein FlaG: MDIASVRGNTYVQTVTDRPAANARSGGGGGGEAAAAAGYARAATIEPFRRVDLTQTDDQSSGNKAAEALAKALREQGIDLGGMASQVKLALDIDTNTGDVVGRIVDRNTGEVVEQLPPEKTLRMIAALREMVGAVVDRTL, encoded by the coding sequence ATGGACATCGCATCGGTACGCGGAAACACTTACGTTCAGACCGTGACCGACCGGCCGGCAGCCAATGCCCGGTCCGGGGGCGGTGGCGGTGGCGAGGCGGCTGCAGCAGCGGGTTATGCTCGTGCCGCGACAATAGAGCCGTTCCGGCGGGTCGACCTTACCCAGACCGACGATCAGAGCAGTGGCAACAAGGCGGCCGAGGCTCTCGCCAAAGCTCTGCGCGAACAGGGCATCGACCTGGGTGGTATGGCCAGTCAGGTCAAGCTGGCACTCGATATCGATACCAATACCGGCGACGTGGTCGGCCGCATCGTCGACCGGAACACGGGTGAAGTGGTTGAACAGCTGCCGCCCGAGAAGACGCTGCGTATGATCGCGGCGTTGCGTGAGATGGTCGGTGCCGTCGTCGACCGGACGTTGTAA
- a CDS encoding flagellin, which yields MAMTIASNYSANVAYRYLKDSDSDATRSLAKLSAGTRVLSGRDDAASLAIGKRLESETAALRQASVNAGQAGSMLQIADGALSSISDVLTRMKTLATQAASDQVSDAERVYLNDEFTQLRTEIDRIAGDTEFNGQKLINGSQTVTAGTIGTDIESADGFGAITFDNNAAGVSNADQFSIAFDSTTSRFTVTNTTTGVAQTSEQVTAAPTAGSTQDVRFDEFGLTLTLTSDFDPATDITANNTFAATVANNASTTFTYKIGTGTTAAEDDMAFTLDSAAVAALSAGLAADTLDTRANAETAIDNIATAIDEVNERRAGIGANQNRLEFAAANLASSIENSEAARSELLDLDIASEMTSFTSKQILMQAGVSMLAQANQMPQNLLKLLS from the coding sequence ATGGCTATGACCATTGCCTCCAACTATTCGGCCAACGTCGCGTACCGTTACCTGAAGGACAGCGACAGCGACGCCACCCGGTCGCTCGCCAAGCTGTCGGCCGGTACCCGCGTGCTGTCGGGCCGTGACGACGCCGCCTCGCTCGCCATCGGCAAGCGTCTCGAATCCGAGACTGCGGCACTGCGTCAGGCCAGCGTCAACGCCGGTCAGGCCGGCTCGATGCTCCAGATCGCCGACGGTGCGCTGTCGAGCATCAGCGACGTTCTGACCCGGATGAAGACCCTGGCCACCCAGGCGGCCTCGGATCAGGTCTCCGACGCCGAGCGTGTCTACCTGAACGACGAATTCACCCAGCTGCGGACGGAAATCGACCGTATTGCCGGTGATACCGAGTTCAACGGCCAGAAGCTGATCAACGGTTCGCAGACCGTGACCGCAGGCACCATCGGCACCGATATCGAATCGGCTGACGGTTTCGGCGCGATCACCTTCGACAACAATGCGGCCGGCGTGTCGAACGCCGACCAGTTCAGCATCGCCTTCGACAGCACCACCAGCCGCTTCACGGTCACCAACACCACCACCGGTGTTGCCCAGACCTCGGAGCAGGTGACCGCGGCCCCGACGGCCGGCTCGACTCAGGATGTCCGGTTCGATGAATTCGGCCTGACCCTGACGCTGACCTCCGACTTCGACCCGGCGACCGACATCACGGCGAACAACACCTTCGCCGCGACCGTCGCCAACAACGCCTCGACCACCTTTACCTACAAGATCGGTACGGGGACGACGGCGGCCGAAGACGACATGGCCTTCACCCTCGACAGCGCCGCAGTCGCTGCCCTGTCGGCCGGCCTTGCCGCCGACACGCTCGACACCCGCGCCAATGCCGAGACGGCGATCGACAACATCGCGACGGCCATCGACGAGGTCAACGAGCGTCGCGCCGGTATCGGTGCGAACCAGAACCGGCTGGAATTCGCCGCCGCCAACCTGGCGTCGAGCATTGAGAACAGCGAGGCCGCACGGTCCGAGCTGCTCGACCTCGACATCGCGTCCGAGATGACCTCGTTCACCTCGAAGCAGATCCTGATGCAGGCCGGCGTGTCGATGCTCGCCCAGGCCAACCAGATGCCTCAGAACCTGCTCAAGCTGCTGTCCTGA
- a CDS encoding flagellin has protein sequence MALTINSNYAANVAHRHLRESDSDATRSLAKLSAGTRVLSGRDDAASLAIGKRLEAETAALRQASVNAGQAGSMLQIADGALSSISDILTRMKTLATQAASDQVSDAERVYLNDEFGQLRTEIDRIAADTDFNGQKLINGSQTVTAGTIGTDIEAADGFSAITFDSNAANTSNADQFTIAFDSTTSRFTVTNTTTGVAQTSEQVTAAPAAGTTQDVRFDQFGLTLTLTSDFDPATDITANNTFDVTIANTASATFSYKIGTGTNATEDDLEFTIESAAVASLSAGLAADTLDTRANAETAIDNVADAIDEINERRAGIGANQNRLEFAAANLASSIENSEAARSELLDLDIASEMTSFTSKQILQQAGVSMLAQANQMPQNLLKLLG, from the coding sequence ATGGCGCTGACGATCAATTCGAACTACGCCGCGAACGTCGCGCACCGCCATTTGCGCGAGAGCGACAGCGACGCCACCCGTTCACTCGCCAAGCTCTCGGCCGGCACGCGCGTGCTGTCGGGCCGTGACGATGCCGCCTCGCTCGCCATCGGCAAGCGACTGGAAGCCGAAACCGCAGCCCTGCGTCAGGCCAGCGTCAACGCCGGTCAGGCCGGCTCGATGCTCCAGATCGCCGACGGTGCGCTCTCCAGCATCAGCGACATCCTGACCCGGATGAAGACGCTTGCCACCCAGGCGGCGTCGGATCAGGTCTCGGATGCCGAGCGTGTGTATCTGAACGACGAATTCGGCCAGCTGCGCACCGAAATCGACCGGATCGCGGCCGACACCGACTTCAACGGTCAGAAGCTGATCAACGGCTCGCAGACCGTGACCGCGGGCACGATCGGCACCGATATCGAGGCGGCCGACGGTTTCTCGGCGATCACCTTCGACAGCAACGCCGCGAATACGTCGAACGCCGACCAGTTCACCATCGCCTTCGACAGCACCACCAGCCGCTTCACGGTCACCAACACCACCACCGGTGTTGCCCAGACCTCGGAGCAGGTGACCGCGGCCCCCGCAGCCGGCACGACCCAGGATGTCCGGTTCGACCAGTTCGGCCTGACCCTGACGCTGACCTCCGACTTCGACCCGGCGACCGACATCACGGCGAACAACACCTTCGACGTGACGATCGCCAACACCGCCTCGGCGACCTTCAGCTACAAGATCGGCACCGGCACCAACGCGACCGAAGACGATCTGGAGTTCACGATCGAAAGCGCCGCCGTCGCCTCGCTCTCGGCCGGCCTGGCTGCCGACACGCTCGACACCCGGGCGAATGCCGAAACCGCGATCGACAACGTCGCCGACGCGATCGACGAGATCAACGAGCGCCGCGCCGGTATCGGTGCCAATCAGAACCGGCTGGAATTCGCCGCCGCGAACCTGGCGTCGAGCATCGAGAACAGCGAAGCGGCCCGGTCGGAACTGCTCGACCTCGACATCGCGTCCGAGATGACCTCGTTCACCTCGAAGCAGATCCTGCAGCAGGCCGGCGTGTCCATGCTCGCCCAGGCCAACCAGATGCCGCAGAACCTGCTCAAGCTGCTGGGCTGA
- the bcsN gene encoding cellulose biosynthesis protein BcsN, whose translation MTRMRRSLVPGLVAAAIGLLALGGCTYERAGPEPTALAEEAGSTRLGPLEALARLAAAPDPLIVTQTKSKNGAELKQVSILPNRSVEAGQNRLEADLWLVRTDSLWSIADLPVNAPRDRFTQEKLRVLLAKEFPGLEPQISAVPRRNAYGRYGFAVARRPLGVTCVLTWQRLQDERGMLPRHIEGFDIIFRACDPVLGPEALLDGYDTLQIRPETGVVGYGYR comes from the coding sequence ATGACCCGGATGCGCCGGTCTCTCGTCCCCGGCCTCGTCGCCGCGGCCATCGGCCTCCTCGCCCTTGGCGGCTGCACCTATGAACGTGCGGGTCCCGAGCCGACGGCGCTTGCGGAAGAGGCGGGTTCAACCCGCCTCGGCCCGCTGGAAGCGCTGGCCCGGCTGGCGGCAGCCCCTGATCCGCTGATCGTCACCCAGACGAAATCGAAGAACGGGGCCGAACTGAAGCAGGTGTCGATCCTGCCCAACCGCTCGGTAGAAGCGGGACAGAACCGGCTGGAGGCCGACCTCTGGCTGGTGCGCACCGACAGTCTGTGGTCGATCGCCGATCTGCCGGTGAATGCGCCCCGCGACCGGTTCACCCAGGAAAAGCTCAGGGTGTTGCTGGCGAAGGAATTCCCGGGGCTGGAGCCGCAGATCTCGGCCGTACCGCGCCGCAATGCCTATGGACGCTACGGTTTCGCCGTGGCGCGCCGGCCGCTGGGCGTCACCTGCGTCCTCACCTGGCAACGGCTGCAGGATGAGCGCGGCATGCTGCCGCGCCATATCGAAGGCTTCGACATCATCTTCCGGGCCTGCGACCCGGTTCTCGGCCCCGAGGCGCTGCTCGACGGCTACGACACCCTGCAGATCCGCCCCGAGACCGGTGTGGTCGGCTACGGCTATCGCTGA